From one Lolium rigidum isolate FL_2022 chromosome 4, APGP_CSIRO_Lrig_0.1, whole genome shotgun sequence genomic stretch:
- the LOC124705313 gene encoding pathogenesis-related protein STH-21-like, translating into MVAGCVITEDCALAVSADRMWKVSCSGDALVKTSTGIFDSVDVEGDGGPGSVTTLTLSAAAAAAPGAGGSMVRSRVLVRDDAKLVLRNEVLEGSKVSGQLKSQVTEVKFEPAGEGACVAKFKVEYERLDGGGALSAEEQAELVGGYLALMKIVETYLVANPAEYA; encoded by the coding sequence ATGGTGGCTGGCTGCGTGATCACCGAGGATTGTGCCCTGGCGGTGTCCGCAGACCGGATGTGGAAGGTGTCCTGCTCCGGTGATGCCTTGGTTAAGACCAGCACGGGCATCTTCGACTCCGTGGACGTGGAGGGCGACGGCGGCCCCGGCAGCGTCACCACCCTGACGCTCAGcgcagcggcagcagcggcgccaGGTGCGGGCGGCAGCATGGTCAGGAGCCGCGTGTTGGTCCGCGACGACGCGAAGCTAGTGCTAAGGAATGAGGTGCTGGAGGGCAGCAAGGTGAGCGGCCAGCTCAAGTCCCAGGTGACTGAGGTAAAGTTCGAGCCGGCCGGGGAAGGCGCATGCGTGGCCAAGTTCAAGGTGGAGTATGAGAGGCTCGACGGTGGCGGGGCGCTGAGCGCGGAGGAACAGGCGGAGCTCGTCGGGGGCTACCTGGCCCTGATGAAGATTGTCGAGACCTACCTCGTTGCCAACCCTGCCGAGTACGCCTGA